The following proteins are encoded in a genomic region of Streptomyces sp. SLBN-31:
- a CDS encoding F0F1 ATP synthase subunit gamma, with protein sequence MGAQLRVYKRRIRSVTATKKITKAMEMIAASRVVKAQRKVAASTPYARELTRAVTAVGTGSNTKHPLTTQAETVTRSAVLLLTSDRGLAGAFNSNAIKKAEQLTERLEREGQEVVTYIVGRRGIAHYNFRERKIAESWTGFTDEPTYADAKKVAAPLIEAIEKETAEGGVDELHIVFTEFVSMMTQTALDDRLLPLSLEEVAKEATPKGEILPLYDFEPSAEDVLDALLPRYVESRIYNALLQSAASKHAATRRAMKSATDNAGELIETLSRLANAARQAEITQEISEIVGGASALADATAGSDR encoded by the coding sequence ATGGGAGCCCAGCTCCGGGTCTACAAGCGTCGCATCCGATCCGTCACCGCGACCAAGAAGATCACCAAGGCGATGGAGATGATCGCCGCCTCGCGCGTCGTCAAGGCGCAGCGCAAGGTGGCGGCCTCCACGCCGTACGCGCGGGAACTGACGCGCGCGGTCACGGCGGTCGGTACCGGCTCGAACACCAAGCACCCGCTGACCACGCAGGCCGAGACGGTCACGCGGTCCGCGGTGCTGCTCCTGACGAGCGACCGAGGGCTCGCCGGCGCCTTCAACTCCAACGCCATCAAGAAGGCGGAGCAGCTCACCGAGCGGCTGGAGCGCGAGGGCCAGGAGGTCGTGACCTACATCGTCGGCCGCCGTGGTATCGCCCACTACAACTTCCGTGAGCGCAAGATCGCGGAATCGTGGACGGGCTTCACCGACGAGCCGACGTACGCGGACGCCAAGAAGGTCGCGGCGCCGCTGATCGAGGCCATCGAGAAGGAGACGGCCGAGGGCGGGGTGGACGAGCTCCACATCGTCTTCACCGAGTTCGTCTCGATGATGACGCAGACGGCGCTCGACGACCGTCTGTTGCCGCTCAGCCTCGAAGAGGTCGCCAAGGAGGCCACGCCCAAGGGCGAGATCCTCCCGCTGTACGACTTCGAGCCCTCGGCGGAGGACGTCCTCGACGCCCTGCTGCCGCGCTATGTGGAGAGCCGTATCTACAACGCGCTCCTCCAGTCGGCCGCTTCCAAGCACGCCGCCACGCGGCGCGCGATGAAGTCGGCGACCGACAACGCGGGCGAGCTCATCGAGACGCTCTCCCGGCTTGCCAACGCGGCCCGCCAGGCCGAAATCACCCAGGAAATCAGCGAGATCGTCGGTGGCGCCAGCGCCCTGGCCGACGCGACCGCGGGGAGTGACCGCTAA
- the atpE gene encoding ATP synthase F0 subunit C gives MSAAIDLAAGVSGSLGSIGYGLAAIGPGIGIGIIFGNGTQALARQPEAAGLIRANQILGFAFCEALALIGIVMPFVFGQ, from the coding sequence ATGTCCGCTGCCATCGACCTCGCCGCCGGCGTCTCGGGTTCCCTCGGTTCCATCGGTTACGGCCTCGCGGCCATCGGCCCCGGCATCGGTATCGGCATCATCTTCGGTAACGGCACCCAGGCCCTGGCCCGTCAGCCCGAGGCGGCCGGTCTGATCCGCGCCAACCAGATCCTGGGCTTCGCGTTCTGTGAGGCGCTCGCCCTCATCGGCATCGTTATGCCGTTCGTGTTCGGTCAGTAA
- a CDS encoding F0F1 ATP synthase subunit B, translating into MIANLVQLAAEEKQNPLVPPGPELLVGTIAFAIVFFFFWKKLLPNINKVLEERREAIEGGIEKAEAAQVEAQSVLEQYKAQLAEARHEAARLRQEAQEQGAALIAEMRAEGQRQREEIVAAGHAQIEADRKAAASALRQDVGHLATELAGKLVGESLEDHARQSRVIDRFLDELEEKAEATR; encoded by the coding sequence GTGATCGCCAACCTGGTTCAGCTGGCGGCCGAGGAGAAGCAGAACCCCCTCGTCCCGCCCGGCCCCGAACTGCTCGTCGGCACCATCGCCTTCGCCATCGTGTTCTTCTTCTTCTGGAAGAAGCTGCTCCCGAACATCAACAAGGTTCTGGAGGAGCGCCGCGAGGCGATCGAGGGTGGCATCGAGAAGGCCGAGGCCGCTCAGGTCGAGGCCCAGAGCGTTCTCGAGCAGTACAAGGCCCAGCTCGCCGAGGCCCGGCACGAGGCCGCGCGTCTGCGCCAGGAGGCGCAGGAGCAGGGTGCCGCGCTCATCGCCGAGATGCGCGCCGAGGGCCAGCGGCAGCGCGAGGAGATCGTCGCCGCGGGTCACGCGCAGATCGAGGCCGACCGCAAGGCCGCCGCGTCCGCGCTGCGGCAGGACGTCGGTCACCTCGCGACCGAGCTGGCCGGCAAGCTCGTCGGTGAGTCCCTCGAGGACCACGCCCGGCAGAGCCGTGTCATCGACCGCTTCCTCGACGAGCTCGAGGAGAAGGCCGAGGCCACCCGATGA
- a CDS encoding MraY family glycosyltransferase, with the protein MREYLLTLCITAAVTYLLTGPVRKFAIVAGAMPEIRARDVHREPTPRLGGIAMFFGLCAGLLVADHLTNLNEVFTKSNEPRALLSGAALIWLIGVLDDKFEIDALIKLGGQMIAAGVMVMQGLTILWLPIPKVGTVALTQWQGTLLTVALVVITINAVNFVDGLDGLASGMVCIAAAAFFMYSYRIWYSYGIEAAAPATLFAAVLMGMCLGFLPHNMHPARIFMGDSGSMLIGLVLAAGAISITGQVDPDSLFGGSERQAVHQMVPVYIPLLLPLTIIAIPAADLVLAIVRRTWRGQSPFAADRGHLHHRLLEIGHSHSRAVLIMYFWSALIAFGALAYSVNSASMWIVLGIVMLSAIGLVLLLLPRFTPRAPRWAEAFVPPRYRRRHAASAALAQAEVEASEEEPCDAEERTPAVAGVAGANGATALGARTRFLDRRKAGTSR; encoded by the coding sequence GTGCGTGAATACCTGCTGACGCTCTGCATCACGGCCGCGGTGACGTACCTGCTGACAGGGCCGGTACGGAAGTTCGCGATCGTGGCCGGAGCCATGCCGGAGATCAGGGCCCGTGACGTGCACCGGGAACCCACTCCGCGCCTCGGCGGTATCGCGATGTTCTTCGGGCTGTGCGCCGGCCTGCTGGTCGCGGACCATCTGACCAACCTCAACGAGGTCTTCACCAAGTCCAACGAGCCGCGGGCGCTGCTGTCCGGGGCCGCGCTGATCTGGCTGATCGGCGTGCTGGACGACAAGTTCGAGATCGACGCCCTGATCAAGCTGGGCGGCCAGATGATCGCCGCCGGCGTGATGGTGATGCAGGGTCTGACGATCCTGTGGCTGCCCATCCCCAAGGTCGGCACGGTGGCGCTGACCCAGTGGCAGGGCACCCTGCTGACGGTGGCGCTCGTCGTGATCACCATCAACGCGGTGAACTTCGTGGACGGCCTCGACGGCCTGGCCTCCGGCATGGTGTGCATCGCGGCAGCGGCGTTCTTCATGTACTCGTACCGCATCTGGTACTCGTACGGCATCGAGGCGGCCGCCCCGGCGACGCTGTTCGCGGCCGTCCTGATGGGCATGTGCTTGGGCTTCCTGCCGCACAACATGCACCCGGCGCGGATCTTCATGGGCGACTCGGGCTCGATGCTGATCGGGCTGGTGCTGGCCGCGGGCGCGATCTCCATCACCGGGCAGGTCGACCCGGACAGCCTGTTCGGCGGCTCCGAGCGGCAGGCCGTGCACCAGATGGTGCCGGTCTACATCCCGCTGCTGCTGCCCCTGACGATCATCGCGATCCCGGCCGCGGACCTGGTTCTGGCGATCGTGCGCCGCACCTGGCGCGGCCAGTCGCCGTTCGCCGCGGACCGCGGGCACCTGCACCACCGCCTGCTGGAGATCGGCCACTCGCACAGCCGGGCCGTACTGATCATGTACTTCTGGTCGGCGCTGATCGCGTTCGGCGCGCTCGCCTACTCGGTCAACTCCGCGTCGATGTGGATCGTGCTCGGCATCGTGATGCTCAGCGCGATCGGCCTCGTGCTGCTCCTGCTGCCGCGCTTCACACCGCGTGCCCCGCGCTGGGCCGAGGCCTTCGTGCCGCCGCGCTACCGTCGCCGTCACGCCGCCTCAGCTGCCTTGGCACAGGCGGAAGTTGAGGCCTCGGAGGAGGAGCCGTGCGACGCGGAGGAGCGCACCCCTGCCGTGGCGGGTGTGGCGGGAGCCAACGGAGCGACCGCTCTCGGCGCCCGTACGCGCTTCCTGGACAGGCGAAAGGCCGGAACGTCCCGCTGA
- the atpA gene encoding F0F1 ATP synthase subunit alpha, whose protein sequence is MAELTIRPEEIRDALENFVQSYKPDAASREEVGTVTVAGDGIAKIEGLPSAMANELLKFEDGSLGLALNLEEREIGAVVLGEFSGIEEGQPVRRTGEVLSVAVGEGYLGRVVDPLGNPIDGLGEIETSGRRALELQAPTVMQRKSVHEPMETGYKAVDAMTPIGRGQRQLIIGDRQTGKTALAVDTIINQRDNWRTGDPNKQVRCIYVAIGQKGSTIASVRRALEENGALEYTTIVAAPASDPAGFKYLAPYTGSAIGQQWMYEGKHVLIIFDDLSKQADAYRAVSLLLRRPPGREAYPGDVFYLHSRLLERCAKLSDDMGKGSMTGLPIVETKANDVSAFIPTNVISITDGQCFLESDLFNAGQRPALNVGISVSRVGGSAQHKAMKQVSGRLRVDLAQFRELEAFAAFGSDLDAASKAQLERGQRMVELLKQAQYQPMSTEDQVVSVWAGTTGKMDDVPVNDIRRFERELLEYLHRKEQGLMTSIKEGGKMSDDTLTAVADAIAEFKKQFETSDGKLLGEDAPAAAK, encoded by the coding sequence ATGGCGGAGCTCACGATCCGGCCGGAGGAGATCCGGGACGCGCTGGAGAACTTCGTCCAGTCGTACAAGCCGGACGCGGCCTCGCGCGAGGAGGTCGGTACGGTCACCGTCGCCGGCGACGGCATCGCCAAGATCGAGGGCCTGCCCTCGGCCATGGCGAACGAGCTGCTGAAGTTCGAGGACGGCTCCCTCGGTCTCGCGCTGAACCTGGAAGAGCGCGAGATCGGTGCGGTCGTCCTCGGCGAGTTCAGCGGCATCGAGGAGGGGCAGCCGGTGCGTCGCACCGGTGAGGTGCTCTCCGTGGCCGTCGGCGAGGGCTACCTCGGCCGCGTCGTCGACCCGCTCGGCAACCCGATCGACGGCCTCGGCGAGATCGAGACGTCCGGCCGCCGTGCGCTGGAGCTGCAGGCCCCCACGGTCATGCAGCGCAAGTCGGTGCACGAGCCGATGGAGACCGGCTACAAGGCCGTCGACGCGATGACCCCGATCGGCCGCGGTCAGCGTCAGCTGATCATCGGCGACCGCCAGACCGGCAAGACCGCCCTGGCCGTCGACACGATCATCAACCAGCGCGACAACTGGCGCACCGGCGACCCGAACAAGCAGGTCCGCTGCATCTACGTCGCCATCGGTCAGAAGGGCTCCACCATCGCGTCGGTCCGCCGCGCGCTGGAGGAGAACGGCGCGCTGGAGTACACGACCATCGTCGCCGCCCCGGCGTCCGACCCGGCCGGCTTCAAGTACCTGGCGCCGTACACCGGTTCGGCCATCGGCCAGCAGTGGATGTACGAGGGCAAGCACGTCCTCATCATCTTCGACGACCTGTCGAAGCAGGCCGACGCCTACCGCGCCGTGTCCCTGCTGCTGCGCCGCCCGCCGGGCCGCGAGGCCTACCCCGGTGACGTCTTCTACCTGCACTCCCGTCTGCTGGAGCGCTGCGCGAAGCTCTCCGACGACATGGGCAAGGGCTCGATGACCGGTCTGCCGATCGTCGAGACCAAGGCCAACGACGTCTCGGCGTTCATCCCGACCAACGTCATCTCCATCACCGACGGCCAGTGCTTCCTGGAGTCGGACCTCTTCAACGCCGGTCAGCGCCCCGCGCTGAACGTCGGTATCTCCGTCTCCCGAGTCGGTGGTTCCGCGCAGCACAAGGCGATGAAGCAGGTCTCCGGCCGTCTGCGCGTCGACCTGGCCCAGTTCCGTGAGCTGGAGGCGTTCGCCGCCTTCGGTTCCGACCTGGACGCCGCGTCGAAGGCGCAGCTGGAGCGCGGTCAGCGCATGGTCGAGCTCCTGAAGCAGGCCCAGTACCAGCCGATGTCGACCGAGGACCAGGTCGTCTCGGTGTGGGCCGGCACCACCGGCAAGATGGACGACGTTCCGGTCAACGACATCCGCCGCTTCGAGCGCGAGCTCCTGGAGTACCTGCACCGCAAGGAGCAGGGCCTCATGACCTCCATCAAGGAGGGCGGCAAGATGTCGGACGACACCCTCACCGCTGTCGCCGACGCGATCGCCGAGTTCAAGAAGCAGTTCGAGACCTCGGACGGCAAGCTTCTCGGCGAGGACGCTCCGGCCGCCGCCAAGTGA
- the atpD gene encoding F0F1 ATP synthase subunit beta — MTTTVETATATGRVARVIGPVVDVEFPVDAMPEIYNALHVEVADPANAGEKKILTLEVAQHLGDGLVRTISMQPTDGLVRQAAVTNTGTGITVPVGDFTKGKVFNTLGEVLNVDESYDGERWSIHRKAPNFDELESKTEMFETGVKVIDLLTPYVKGGKIGLFGGAGVGKTVLIQEMIYRVANNHDGVSVFAGVGERTREGNDLIEEMSDSGVIDKTALVFGQMDEPPGTRLRVALAGLTMAEYFRDVQKQDVLFFIDNIFRFTQAGSEVSTLLGRMPSAVGYQPNLADEMGLLQERITSTRGHSITSMQAIYVPADDLTDPAPATTFAHLDATTVLSRPISEKGIYPAVDPLDSTSRILDPRYIAQDHYDAAMRVKTILQKYKDLQDIIAILGIDELGEEDKLVVHRARRVERFLSQNTHVAKQFTGVDGSDVPLDESIAAFNAICDGEYDHFPEQAFFMCGGIEDLKANAKELGVS; from the coding sequence ATGACCACCACTGTTGAGACCGCGACGGCCACGGGCCGCGTCGCCCGGGTCATCGGCCCGGTCGTCGACGTGGAGTTCCCCGTCGACGCGATGCCGGAGATCTACAACGCCCTTCACGTCGAGGTGGCCGACCCGGCCAACGCCGGCGAGAAGAAGATCCTGACCCTGGAGGTCGCCCAGCACCTGGGTGACGGCCTGGTCCGCACCATCTCCATGCAGCCGACCGACGGTCTGGTCCGCCAGGCCGCGGTGACCAACACGGGCACGGGTATCACCGTCCCCGTCGGGGACTTCACCAAGGGCAAGGTGTTCAACACCCTCGGTGAGGTGCTGAACGTCGACGAGTCCTACGACGGCGAGCGCTGGTCCATCCACCGCAAGGCGCCGAACTTCGACGAGCTCGAGTCGAAGACCGAGATGTTCGAGACCGGCGTCAAGGTCATCGACCTGCTGACCCCGTACGTCAAGGGCGGCAAGATCGGTCTGTTCGGCGGTGCCGGCGTCGGCAAGACGGTGCTCATCCAGGAGATGATCTACCGCGTCGCCAACAACCACGACGGTGTCTCCGTGTTCGCCGGTGTCGGTGAGCGCACCCGTGAGGGCAACGACCTCATCGAGGAGATGTCGGACTCGGGCGTCATCGACAAGACCGCGCTGGTCTTCGGTCAGATGGACGAGCCCCCGGGCACCCGTCTGCGCGTCGCGCTGGCCGGCCTCACCATGGCCGAGTACTTCCGTGACGTCCAGAAGCAGGACGTGCTGTTCTTCATCGACAACATCTTCCGCTTCACGCAGGCCGGTTCCGAGGTCTCCACGCTGCTCGGCCGTATGCCCTCCGCGGTGGGTTACCAGCCGAACCTGGCCGACGAGATGGGTCTCCTCCAGGAGCGCATCACCTCGACCCGTGGTCACTCGATCACCTCGATGCAGGCGATCTACGTCCCCGCGGACGACCTGACCGACCCGGCCCCGGCCACCACCTTCGCCCACCTCGACGCGACGACGGTTCTGTCCCGTCCGATCTCGGAGAAGGGCATCTACCCGGCCGTGGACCCGCTGGACTCCACGTCCCGGATCCTGGACCCGCGCTACATCGCGCAGGACCACTACGACGCCGCCATGCGCGTCAAGACGATCCTGCAGAAGTACAAGGACCTCCAGGACATCATCGCGATCCTCGGTATCGACGAGCTCGGCGAGGAGGACAAGCTCGTCGTCCACCGTGCCCGTCGCGTGGAGCGCTTCCTGTCCCAGAACACCCACGTCGCCAAGCAGTTCACCGGCGTCGACGGGTCGGACGTCCCGCTGGACGAGTCGATCGCGGCCTTCAACGCGATCTGCGACGGCGAGTACGACCACTTCCCGGAGCAGGCGTTCTTCATGTGCGGTGGCATCGAGGACCTCAAGGCCAACGCCAAGGAGCTCGGCGTCTCCTGA
- the atpB gene encoding F0F1 ATP synthase subunit A, with product MSDNGCGFPAPGLHSFLFKPIVTVGGFEFNKVMLLALITTLIVTVFFSAAFGKAKVVPGKLQMVGEAGYDFVRRGIVYETLGKREGEKYVPLMVSLFFFIWIMNVWSVIPLAQFPVSSIIAFPAVLAAIVYITWLSLTFKKHGFVGGFKNLTGYDKSLGAVLPLVVIIEFFSNVLVRPFTHAVRLFANMFAGHLLLAMFTVASWYLLNSYMIPAAGVSFVMTVIMILFELFVQAVQAYVFVLLACSYVQGALAEHH from the coding sequence CTGTCCGACAACGGCTGTGGCTTCCCGGCTCCGGGCCTGCACTCGTTCCTGTTCAAGCCGATCGTCACCGTCGGCGGGTTCGAGTTCAACAAGGTGATGCTGCTCGCCCTCATCACCACCCTGATCGTCACCGTCTTCTTCTCGGCCGCCTTCGGCAAGGCCAAGGTCGTCCCGGGCAAGCTGCAGATGGTCGGCGAGGCGGGCTACGACTTCGTCCGCCGGGGCATCGTCTACGAGACGCTGGGCAAGCGCGAGGGCGAGAAGTACGTCCCGCTCATGGTCTCGCTGTTCTTCTTCATCTGGATCATGAACGTCTGGTCAGTGATCCCGCTGGCCCAGTTCCCGGTGTCGTCGATCATCGCCTTCCCGGCGGTGCTCGCCGCGATCGTCTACATCACCTGGCTGTCGCTGACGTTCAAGAAGCACGGCTTCGTCGGCGGCTTCAAGAACCTCACCGGTTACGACAAGTCGCTCGGCGCGGTACTCCCGCTCGTCGTGATCATCGAGTTCTTCTCGAACGTCCTCGTCCGCCCGTTCACGCACGCGGTTCGACTCTTCGCCAACATGTTCGCCGGCCACCTGCTGCTCGCGATGTTCACCGTTGCCAGCTGGTATCTGCTGAACAGCTACATGATCCCGGCGGCCGGCGTCTCGTTCGTCATGACCGTGATCATGATCCTCTTCGAGCTCTTCGTGCAGGCCGTTCAGGCGTACGTCTTCGTCCTCCTGGCCTGCTCCTACGTTCAGGGCGCTCTCGCCGAGCACCACTGA
- a CDS encoding F0F1 ATP synthase subunit epsilon, whose product MAAELHVALVAADREVWSGEATLVVARTTSGDIGVMPGHQPLLGVLESGPVTIRTSDGGTVVAAVHGGFISFADNKLSLLAEIAELSDEIDVQRVERELERAKAEGDAAAERRADVRLRAAATR is encoded by the coding sequence TTGGCTGCTGAGCTGCACGTCGCGCTGGTCGCGGCCGACCGAGAGGTCTGGTCCGGCGAGGCCACCCTGGTCGTCGCGCGCACCACGTCCGGCGACATCGGCGTCATGCCCGGTCACCAGCCGCTGCTCGGTGTGCTGGAGTCGGGCCCGGTGACCATCCGTACGAGTGATGGTGGGACGGTCGTCGCCGCGGTGCACGGCGGTTTCATCTCGTTCGCGGACAACAAGCTGTCGCTGCTGGCCGAGATCGCCGAGCTGTCGGACGAGATCGACGTCCAGCGCGTGGAGCGCGAGCTGGAGCGGGCGAAGGCGGAGGGCGACGCCGCCGCCGAGCGCCGCGCAGATGTACGACTGCGTGCGGCGGCCACGCGCTGA
- a CDS encoding F0F1 ATP synthase subunit delta produces MNGASREALAAARERLDALTDSTSADAAKLADELAAVTALLDREVSLRRVLTDPAQAGEAKAQLAQRLFAGQVGGQAVDLVSGMVRSRWSQSRDLVDALEELANTADLTAAQKRGALDDVEDELFRFGRIVSSNTELRAALTDRAATTSAKVELLHRLLGGRAAAATERLVTRLVTAPRGRSLESGLESLSKLAAERRERLVAVVTSAVPLSDTQKQRLGAALAKLYGRQMHLNIDVDPEVLGGIRVQVGDEVINGSIADRIEDAGRRLAS; encoded by the coding sequence ATGAACGGAGCGAGCCGCGAGGCACTGGCCGCCGCCCGCGAGCGTCTCGACGCGCTGACGGACTCCACGTCCGCCGACGCGGCGAAGCTCGCCGACGAGCTGGCCGCCGTCACCGCGCTGCTCGACCGCGAGGTCAGCTTGCGTCGGGTCCTGACCGACCCGGCGCAGGCCGGTGAGGCCAAGGCCCAGCTCGCCCAGCGTCTGTTCGCCGGCCAGGTCGGCGGCCAGGCCGTGGACCTGGTGTCCGGCATGGTGCGTTCCCGCTGGTCGCAGTCGCGCGACCTGGTGGACGCGCTGGAGGAACTGGCGAACACCGCCGACCTCACCGCCGCGCAGAAGAGGGGCGCCCTCGACGACGTCGAGGACGAGCTGTTCCGGTTCGGCCGGATCGTCTCCTCCAACACCGAGCTGCGCGCCGCGCTGACCGACCGCGCCGCCACCACCTCGGCCAAGGTCGAGCTGCTGCACCGGCTGCTGGGCGGCCGCGCCGCCGCGGCGACCGAGCGTCTGGTGACGCGCCTTGTGACCGCGCCGCGGGGACGTAGCCTGGAGTCGGGACTGGAGTCCCTGTCCAAGCTCGCCGCCGAGCGTCGGGAGCGCCTGGTCGCCGTCGTCACCTCGGCGGTGCCGCTGAGCGACACGCAGAAGCAGCGCCTCGGCGCCGCCCTCGCCAAGCTCTACGGCCGCCAGATGCACCTCAACATCGACGTGGACCCCGAGGTCCTCGGCGGGATCCGGGTGCAGGTCGGCGACGAGGTCATCAACGGCTCGATCGCGGACCGCATCGAGGACGCCGGCCGCCGCCTGGCGAGCTAG